The Kineothrix sp. MB12-C1 genome includes a window with the following:
- a CDS encoding LysM peptidoglycan-binding domain-containing protein, which translates to MIIHVVQAGETIYSIAEYYETSVDRLILENGITNPDNLAIGQTIVIVQPETLHTVKPGDTLVSIAEQYGVSTMDLLRNNPYLSDREFIYPGETIVISYQTNRTQTIATSGYAFPYIDKSVLMKTLPYLSYLTIFNYRATSEGEIITNDDDTEIIQLAKAYGVAPMMLVSAITEEGIANSEVSYNILNNPSVQDRLIRNALEIVKTKGYYGINVYISNITYDNINILAEYLKRASEIFHSEGYRIVISITPIINYNAPIVYFEKIDYSKLSQYADGIILASYDWARMYSYPISIYSFNVLTELLDYMVTIMPSEKIFLGLTTQGYDWTLPHVPGATGAIIISNNNAVQIAATNNIPIHFNEAAQSPYFYYTDNNGTLHIIWFKDARSFDAHARLAAEYNLQGLSFWTIMRFDAQLWLIINTQYYIEKLEGISNHE; encoded by the coding sequence ATGATTATACACGTTGTTCAAGCCGGTGAAACTATCTATTCAATAGCAGAATACTACGAAACCTCCGTTGACAGATTAATATTGGAAAATGGAATTACTAACCCCGATAATTTAGCAATAGGACAAACCATTGTGATTGTTCAACCGGAAACACTTCACACTGTTAAGCCCGGCGACACATTAGTGAGCATTGCAGAACAATACGGGGTTTCAACAATGGATTTATTAAGAAATAATCCCTATCTTTCAGATAGAGAATTTATATATCCCGGTGAAACTATCGTCATAAGTTATCAAACAAATCGAACACAAACAATTGCCACAAGTGGTTATGCTTTTCCTTATATAGATAAATCCGTTTTGATGAAAACGCTTCCTTATTTATCTTATCTGACTATTTTCAATTATAGAGCTACAAGTGAAGGGGAAATTATCACTAATGATGACGACACGGAAATTATTCAGTTGGCCAAAGCTTACGGTGTCGCACCCATGATGCTTGTTTCCGCAATTACGGAAGAAGGAATAGCCAACAGTGAAGTTTCCTACAATATTTTAAATAATCCTTCTGTACAGGATCGCCTTATTCGTAATGCTCTTGAAATAGTGAAAACGAAAGGTTATTATGGCATTAATGTATATATCAGTAACATCACCTATGATAATATAAACATCCTGGCCGAATACTTGAAAAGAGCTTCTGAGATATTTCATTCAGAAGGTTATAGAATAGTTATTAGCATAACACCTATTATAAATTATAACGCGCCTATCGTGTACTTCGAAAAAATAGATTATTCAAAATTATCACAATACGCAGATGGAATTATATTGGCTTCTTATGATTGGGCAAGGATGTACAGCTACCCAATCTCAATTTATTCTTTTAATGTCTTAACAGAATTGTTAGATTACATGGTTACTATTATGCCCTCTGAAAAAATTTTTCTGGGACTTACCACACAAGGTTATGATTGGACACTTCCCCATGTTCCCGGTGCAACAGGGGCTATCATAATATCCAATAATAATGCAGTACAAATTGCAGCGACTAACAATATACCGATACATTTTAACGAAGCGGCACAATCGCCTTATTTTTATTATACAGATAATAATGGAACTCTGCATATCATTTGGTTCAAAGATGCGAGAAGCTTCGATGCACATGCCAGGCTGGCAGCAGAATATAATCTACAGGGCTTATCCTTTTGGACTATTATGAGATTCGATGCTCAACTATGGCTTATTATAAATACTCAATATTATATAGAGAAACTTGAGGGGATAAGTAATCATGAGTAG
- a CDS encoding acyltransferase family protein codes for MSRSENGQVLSKQATNWFRGIAAIMIVLSHYAEWWTWFTPTEGNAEVIRLAISKLGPYGVSIFFLFSGYAMVKSLGQERMYPEFIWKRIKNVYLPYFIIVGIIELLSGGFSSVQDFWSFASGYDYWYMFVLFILYIGFIAIWTILGGRGLRVGTFVVFTWLISYMLYSKGMQDFWFISNIAFAIGVTVGEYEENAKGFIERAGIFTLIVLAMGMVFVVYTGLFPKTGVETGVDEWKLWKEVGAAAIWAILILIIASKWRIYNKGIMALGRSSLYVYLTHTYIFMRCVNNFNFSFAARFLISAIITVAVSLICNRLMIRLFHSPFRREESPSV; via the coding sequence GTGAGTAGGAGTGAAAATGGGCAGGTTCTCAGTAAACAGGCTACGAATTGGTTTCGTGGGATTGCCGCGATTATGATAGTATTATCCCATTATGCGGAATGGTGGACATGGTTTACACCTACAGAGGGGAATGCAGAAGTGATTCGCCTTGCGATATCTAAGCTTGGTCCTTATGGTGTGAGTATCTTTTTCTTGTTTTCCGGATATGCGATGGTGAAGTCTCTGGGGCAGGAGAGAATGTATCCGGAATTCATATGGAAAAGAATAAAAAATGTATATCTTCCATATTTCATTATCGTAGGAATTATTGAATTGCTTTCGGGAGGATTTTCCTCTGTGCAGGATTTCTGGAGCTTTGCCAGCGGTTATGATTATTGGTATATGTTTGTTCTTTTTATTCTTTATATTGGTTTTATTGCTATATGGACAATTTTAGGAGGGAGAGGGCTTAGAGTGGGCACATTTGTGGTGTTTACCTGGTTGATCTCTTATATGTTATATAGTAAAGGAATGCAGGATTTCTGGTTTATATCGAACATCGCTTTTGCTATTGGCGTTACAGTAGGGGAATATGAAGAGAACGCGAAGGGGTTCATTGAGCGTGCAGGTATTTTCACACTCATTGTTCTGGCGATGGGAATGGTTTTTGTCGTTTATACCGGATTATTTCCTAAGACCGGAGTGGAAACAGGTGTTGATGAATGGAAGTTATGGAAAGAAGTCGGTGCTGCAGCGATATGGGCGATTCTTATCCTAATAATAGCGTCCAAATGGCGTATATATAACAAAGGGATTATGGCACTCGGAAGAAGTTCTCTCTATGTTTATTTGACGCACACCTATATTTTTATGAGATGCGTTAATAACTTTAATTTCAGTTTTGCAGCGCGCTTTCTTATCAGTGCTATCATTACAGTCGCGGTTTCTCTTATATGTAATCGGTTGATGATACGTTTATTTCATTCACCATTTCGCAGGGAGGAGAGCCCGAGTGTATAA
- a CDS encoding AraC family transcriptional regulator — MEKAYKLEFAGEKMGGLYVNCCGCSKTEPLHSFGPALKPHYLIHYILSGKGKLSIGDSVYPLEAGYGFLITPEELTFYQSDEENPWTYVWVGFSGSSAEEYVRTIGLSASHPVFKSERSQELYQTVKDMMEHNTYGLADGLRRNGQLGIFLSIIAEGVPIVEKNESDRANTYVRKAVEFIQGNYCNPIKVTDVADYVCINRSYLYTLFQNSLGMSPQQFLMTFRITKATELLQLTTLSVESVALSCGYQDPIVFTKAFRQMKKMSPSAYRKDIVKGETRRNKEHLKQVEEFINQIKRIEN, encoded by the coding sequence ATGGAGAAAGCGTATAAATTAGAATTTGCCGGAGAGAAGATGGGTGGGCTGTATGTGAATTGCTGCGGCTGTTCGAAGACAGAACCTCTCCATAGCTTTGGGCCGGCGCTGAAGCCGCATTATTTAATTCACTATATTTTAAGCGGAAAGGGAAAACTGTCCATTGGTGACTCGGTTTATCCTTTAGAGGCTGGATATGGTTTTTTAATTACGCCGGAAGAATTGACCTTCTACCAATCCGACGAAGAGAACCCATGGACCTATGTGTGGGTAGGTTTTAGCGGGTCCAGTGCGGAGGAATATGTAAGGACAATTGGTCTGTCCGCTTCGCATCCGGTCTTTAAGTCGGAACGTTCACAGGAACTGTACCAGACCGTGAAGGATATGATGGAGCACAATACTTATGGACTGGCTGATGGCCTTCGCAGAAACGGACAGCTTGGCATCTTTTTGTCCATCATAGCTGAGGGTGTTCCGATCGTGGAGAAGAATGAAAGTGACCGGGCTAATACTTATGTGAGGAAGGCAGTTGAATTTATTCAAGGGAATTATTGCAATCCTATTAAGGTAACAGATGTGGCAGATTATGTATGCATCAATAGAAGTTACTTATATACCCTTTTTCAGAACTCCCTCGGGATGTCTCCGCAGCAGTTTCTTATGACCTTCCGAATTACAAAAGCGACGGAACTTCTACAACTCACTACCCTATCGGTGGAGAGTGTGGCGCTCTCCTGCGGTTATCAGGACCCTATTGTCTTCACCAAAGCATTTAGACAGATGAAGAAGATGTCGCCATCCGCTTACCGGAAAGATATTGTGAAGGGTGAAACGAGAAGAAACAAAGAACATCTGAAACAAGTAGAAGAATTCATTAATCAAATCAAACGGATAGAAAATTAA
- a CDS encoding galactokinase, protein MKEIILKKFEEVFGDTNGTKAYFAPGRVNMIGEHTDYNGGHVFPCALTIGTYAVARKRNDNRLRFYSMNFEHLGIMESSIENLNPEKEADWTNYPKGVMWAFEQKGYEIPYGMDLLLNGNIPNGSGLSSSASVEVLTGFILRDFYGFDVTNQDLALIGQYAENNFNGVNCGIMDQFAIAMGKESHAIFLDTSDLSFEYAPIKLENAKIVIACSNKKRGLGDSKYNERRNECETALAEIQNAVGINGLGDLTEEQFELYKSMIKDEVRVKRAKHAVYENQRTIKAVEALKKNDVELFGKLMNESHVSLRDDYEVTGIELDTLAEEAWKVDGCIGSRMTGAGFGGCTVSIVKTDAIDGFIEAVGTAYQEKIGYAADFYVVDIGDGPSVL, encoded by the coding sequence ATGAAAGAAATAATACTGAAAAAATTTGAGGAAGTATTCGGAGATACGAATGGGACAAAGGCTTATTTTGCGCCCGGCCGTGTGAATATGATTGGAGAACATACGGATTACAATGGCGGTCATGTATTTCCTTGTGCACTTACGATTGGTACATATGCGGTAGCAAGAAAGAGAAATGATAATAGACTTCGTTTCTATTCCATGAATTTCGAGCATTTAGGAATAATGGAATCCAGTATAGAAAATTTGAATCCTGAAAAAGAAGCAGATTGGACGAATTATCCGAAGGGGGTTATGTGGGCTTTTGAGCAAAAGGGCTACGAGATTCCCTATGGTATGGACTTACTATTAAATGGAAATATACCTAACGGTTCAGGTCTGTCCTCTTCTGCATCGGTGGAGGTATTGACCGGATTTATTTTAAGGGATTTCTATGGATTTGATGTGACGAATCAGGATTTGGCACTGATAGGGCAGTATGCGGAGAATAATTTTAATGGGGTGAATTGCGGTATTATGGATCAATTTGCCATTGCTATGGGAAAGGAATCACATGCCATTTTCCTGGATACATCGGATCTTTCCTTTGAGTACGCGCCTATTAAGTTGGAAAATGCTAAGATAGTTATCGCTTGCAGCAATAAAAAGCGTGGGTTAGGAGACTCCAAATACAACGAAAGAAGAAATGAATGTGAGACAGCTCTTGCTGAGATTCAGAATGCGGTAGGAATTAATGGTTTGGGTGATTTGACAGAAGAGCAGTTTGAATTATATAAGTCCATGATTAAGGATGAAGTTCGCGTTAAACGTGCAAAACATGCTGTGTATGAGAACCAGAGGACGATAAAAGCGGTAGAAGCTTTGAAAAAGAATGATGTGGAACTGTTCGGTAAACTGATGAATGAGTCCCATGTATCTCTTCGCGATGATTATGAAGTGACAGGAATTGAACTGGATACCCTTGCAGAAGAAGCATGGAAAGTCGATGGTTGTATCGGCTCCCGGATGACCGGTGCCGGCTTCGGGGGCTGTACGGTGAGTATTGTGAAGACAGATGCCATCGATGGCTTTATAGAAGCAGTAGGGACGGCTTATCAGGAAAAGATAGGATATGCGGCAGATTTTTACGTGGTGGATATCGGAGACGGTCCTTCTGTCTTATGA
- the galT gene encoding UDP-glucose--hexose-1-phosphate uridylyltransferase yields MIQQDIKKLISYGLNTGLIKKEDVIYTMNRLLEFFHMDSFEAAEGDNNSSHNPYSEDEEENLEVILKSMMDHAWQTGILQEDSIVYRDLFDTKIMGLLTPRPSEVIGRFWELYRESPKKATDFYYKFSQDTDYIRRYRIKKDRKWIAPTKYGDLDITINLSKPEKDPKAIAAARNIKSSGYPKCLLCRENEGYAGHVNHPARQNHRIIPIEINDADWGFQYSPYVYYNEHCIVFCGEHVPMKIERSTFIKLFDFVKQFPHYFVGSNADLPIVGGSILSHDHFQGGNYEFAMAKAPIEKTFRIEGFEDVEAGIVNWPMSVIRISAEESDRLVALADRILGKWREYTDESAFIFAHTEGEPHNTITPIARMRDEKFELDLVLRNNITTEEHPLGVYHPHAKLHHIKKENIGLIEVMGLAVLPARLTDEMNALADAVLMGEDISKNEMLAKHEDWVNEFLPGYEAADRDTKEKLTSILEKEIGDVFMEVLEDAGVYKRTEEGQNAFDRFMKIL; encoded by the coding sequence ATGATACAGCAAGATATTAAAAAGTTAATCTCCTATGGACTGAATACAGGGTTGATTAAAAAAGAAGATGTAATATATACGATGAATCGCCTACTGGAGTTCTTTCATATGGATAGCTTTGAAGCCGCAGAAGGGGATAATAATTCTTCCCATAATCCTTATAGCGAGGATGAAGAGGAGAACTTGGAGGTAATTCTTAAGAGTATGATGGACCATGCTTGGCAAACAGGAATTCTACAAGAGGATAGTATTGTATACAGAGATTTATTCGATACGAAGATTATGGGACTTCTTACACCACGCCCCAGCGAGGTAATAGGAAGGTTCTGGGAGCTATATAGAGAAAGTCCGAAGAAAGCCACGGATTTCTATTATAAGTTTAGCCAGGACACAGATTATATCCGAAGATATAGGATTAAGAAGGATCGAAAGTGGATTGCTCCGACCAAATATGGTGATTTGGATATTACGATTAATCTTTCCAAACCGGAGAAAGACCCCAAAGCCATTGCGGCGGCTAGAAATATTAAGTCGAGCGGCTATCCGAAATGCCTTCTTTGCAGGGAGAATGAAGGATATGCGGGGCATGTGAATCATCCGGCAAGGCAGAATCATAGAATCATACCGATAGAAATCAATGATGCGGACTGGGGCTTCCAGTATTCCCCTTACGTATATTATAATGAGCATTGCATCGTATTTTGCGGGGAACATGTGCCGATGAAGATCGAACGCTCTACCTTTATTAAGCTGTTCGACTTCGTGAAGCAGTTCCCGCATTACTTCGTAGGTTCTAATGCAGATCTTCCTATTGTGGGCGGCTCTATTTTAAGCCACGATCATTTCCAGGGAGGTAATTATGAATTTGCCATGGCGAAGGCCCCTATTGAAAAGACATTCCGGATAGAGGGATTCGAAGATGTGGAGGCAGGAATTGTGAATTGGCCTATGTCCGTAATCCGCATATCGGCAGAAGAAAGCGACAGGCTGGTAGCTCTTGCAGATAGGATTCTGGGAAAATGGAGAGAATATACGGACGAATCCGCTTTTATCTTTGCACATACGGAGGGCGAACCTCATAATACAATTACGCCTATTGCCAGGATGAGGGATGAAAAGTTCGAGTTAGACCTTGTGCTTCGCAATAATATCACTACTGAAGAACATCCCTTGGGAGTTTATCATCCTCATGCGAAACTTCACCATATTAAGAAAGAGAATATCGGCCTAATTGAAGTTATGGGATTAGCTGTTCTTCCGGCCAGACTGACGGATGAAATGAATGCCTTGGCAGACGCTGTTTTAATGGGTGAGGATATTAGTAAGAATGAAATGCTTGCAAAGCACGAAGATTGGGTAAATGAATTTTTACCGGGCTATGAGGCTGCAGACAGGGATACGAAAGAAAAGCTGACGTCAATATTGGAAAAAGAAATTGGCGACGTATTCATGGAGGTGCTCGAGGATGCCGGAGTATATAAGCGGACGGAAGAAGGGCAAAATGCCTTCGACCGATTTATGAAGATATTATAA
- a CDS encoding helix-turn-helix domain-containing protein, with protein MKTRIKQLRMEQHFTQDFLANHIGATQASLSKIECGISVPSADLLINLSDIFKVSTDYILYLSEYRDSADILLSNHIRSIKRYDSYIYALQRLSSSQRRHIEHFLRGIVLSEGYIL; from the coding sequence ATGAAAACAAGAATTAAACAACTAAGGATGGAGCAGCATTTTACTCAGGATTTTCTGGCGAATCACATAGGTGCCACACAGGCGTCCTTAAGTAAAATCGAATGCGGAATCAGCGTGCCAAGCGCCGATTTGCTTATCAATTTATCCGATATCTTCAAAGTATCTACCGACTATATTTTATATTTATCCGAATACCGAGATTCTGCTGATATTCTGCTTTCAAACCATATCCGCAGCATAAAAAGATATGATTCCTATATATATGCCCTGCAAAGGCTTTCTTCCAGCCAACGCCGACATATTGAGCACTTTCTGAGAGGCATTGTTCTATCTGAAGGCTACATTCTGTAA